A genomic region of Leptolyngbya sp. NIES-2104 contains the following coding sequences:
- a CDS encoding metal-binding protein encodes MPSGRTHDSITLWSLPIVALSTFGLTQSSNLTLLVSGGFLFAGLMFGPDLDIYSQQYKRWGILRWIWLPYRRSLRHRSIFSHGAIIGTIGRILYLGIWIALFGMTGILMSSIAQQLLGMTAQWQTVAQSTIATTFQQTVNFAQKASIECFTLIIGLELGAMSHSLSDWIGSTIKRWNKRRKR; translated from the coding sequence ATGCCTTCTGGTCGTACTCATGACAGCATTACCTTGTGGAGTTTGCCGATCGTGGCTCTCTCCACATTCGGACTCACCCAAAGCAGCAATCTGACTTTGCTTGTTTCGGGTGGATTTCTTTTTGCTGGCTTAATGTTTGGACCGGATTTAGACATTTATTCGCAACAGTACAAGCGATGGGGAATTCTGCGCTGGATTTGGCTGCCGTATCGTCGGAGTTTGCGACATCGATCGATCTTTTCTCACGGCGCAATCATCGGCACAATCGGACGAATTCTTTACCTCGGAATTTGGATTGCCTTGTTCGGAATGACCGGAATTTTAATGAGTTCGATCGCTCAACAGCTTCTTGGCATGACTGCTCAATGGCAAACAGTTGCACAATCGACGATCGCAACAACCTTTCAGCAGACTGTGAATTTCGCTCAGAAAGCCTCGATCGAATGTTTCACGCTCATCATCGGATTAGAACTTGGTGCGATGAGTCACAGTTTGAGTGATTGGATTGGCTCTACGATCAAACGCTGGAACAAGCGACGAAAGCGCTAA
- the mazG gene encoding nucleoside triphosphate pyrophosphohydrolase: protein MNASLSETLKALQELIEVVAQLRNPEGGCPWDLAQTPQSLMPYVIEEAYEVVDALRSGDETAIADELGDLLLQVVLQAQVAKDQDQFDLSTVAQNITAKLIRRHPHVFDNLEVQSVDEVHQNWEKIKATENGAEPKLSDKLRKYARSLPPLMAGMKISQKAAKAGFEWDSIDGVWDKFHEELAEFQHALQHESKENQQAELGDLLFTIINLARWTDLDPAEALQGTNDRFIQRLVQMENVVDRPLSEYSLEELEQFWQQAKAKLAKERS from the coding sequence ATGAATGCTTCACTGTCTGAAACCCTGAAGGCACTACAAGAATTGATCGAGGTCGTTGCTCAACTGAGAAATCCAGAAGGGGGCTGTCCTTGGGATTTAGCGCAAACTCCACAAAGTTTGATGCCTTACGTGATTGAGGAAGCGTATGAGGTCGTAGATGCGCTTCGGAGTGGGGATGAAACCGCGATCGCAGATGAACTCGGTGATCTACTACTTCAAGTCGTCTTACAAGCTCAAGTTGCAAAAGATCAAGACCAATTCGATCTATCTACAGTTGCCCAAAATATCACCGCCAAACTGATTCGTCGCCATCCGCACGTTTTCGACAATCTCGAAGTTCAGAGCGTGGATGAAGTGCATCAGAACTGGGAAAAAATTAAAGCGACCGAGAATGGTGCAGAGCCGAAATTAAGCGACAAACTGAGAAAATATGCTCGATCGCTGCCTCCATTGATGGCGGGAATGAAAATTTCTCAGAAAGCGGCGAAAGCTGGCTTTGAATGGGACTCGATCGACGGAGTTTGGGACAAGTTTCACGAAGAATTAGCTGAATTCCAACACGCACTCCAACACGAGAGCAAAGAAAATCAACAAGCAGAACTCGGAGACTTATTATTCACAATCATCAATTTGGCGAGATGGACGGATCTTGATCCAGCGGAAGCACTTCAAGGAACCAACGATCGCTTTATCCAGCGATTAGTGCAAATGGAAAATGTCGTCGATCGACCTTTATCCGAATATTCGTTAGAAGAACTAGAGCAATTCTGGCAGCAGGCGAAAGCAAAATTGGCAAAAGAGCGATCGTAA
- a CDS encoding TMEM165/GDT1 family protein, producing the protein MLAAFTAGLLLITVSELGDKTFFIAMCLAMRHSRRYVFLGSILALAAMTLLSVVIGQFATFLPKQVIHYGTILLFIVFGFKMLYDASKMSIACREKSLVTSTDCASDAEREALEAVSQAEGNLRKKTPFAISLEAFTLTFIAEWGDRTQINTMVLAASNHAIGVTIGSIVGHAICCAIAVFGGRLIASHISERTVTLLGGILFFVFALVTWFEKV; encoded by the coding sequence ATGTTAGCAGCATTTACGGCAGGTTTGTTACTAATCACTGTGTCAGAGTTGGGCGATAAAACGTTCTTTATCGCCATGTGTCTGGCAATGCGTCATTCACGCCGATATGTTTTCCTCGGATCGATCTTAGCCTTGGCAGCGATGACCCTTCTTTCTGTCGTCATTGGGCAGTTCGCAACGTTTTTGCCAAAACAGGTGATTCACTATGGAACGATTCTGCTGTTCATCGTGTTCGGTTTCAAAATGCTCTACGATGCCAGCAAAATGTCGATCGCATGCCGAGAAAAATCTTTAGTTACAAGTACAGATTGTGCTTCTGATGCGGAACGAGAAGCCCTCGAAGCCGTTTCGCAAGCGGAAGGGAATCTGCGGAAAAAGACACCGTTTGCGATTTCCTTGGAGGCTTTTACGCTGACCTTTATCGCGGAATGGGGCGATCGGACTCAAATTAATACCATGGTTCTCGCTGCGTCTAATCATGCGATCGGGGTTACGATCGGCTCAATTGTGGGTCATGCGATTTGTTGTGCGATCGCGGTCTTCGGAGGTCGCCTCATCGCGTCTCACATCTCAGAACGAACGGTCACACTCTTAGGCGGAATCCTATTC